CGTTTCTTCGGGTAAGTTGGCGTAGTAGATCAACAGGAACTGCGCAAACCAAACATAGGTCCAGAAAATACTGAAGGCAAAAACGAATTTACCAAGGTCGCGCAAATGGCTGGAGTTGACAGCTCTCAAATAACCTCTTTCTCTTAGCATGACGATCGTCAACGTGATAACCGCCAGACCAGCCACGTGCCAGCTCGCCAAAGTATACCATCCAAACATCGTGCTGAACCAGTGCGTATCGATAGACATCACGAAATCCCATGCTGACGTAGATGAGGTTACCCCAAATACTACCAGAAACGCCGTCCCAAAACGGATCGACTTTTCGTAAAACTCGGTTCCACCTATTTCATCCTCCTGCAATGACAGGTTTCTAATCACTCTCCACATTCCGTACCAAACCGCGAAATAAAATATCAATCGGGCTACGAAGAAAGGTGTATTCAAAAAGCCTCTTTTTCCTGCGATAATAGGATCATATTCCGGCCCTCCTACTTCATAAAGTCCTTCATGCGTCCAGTGAAATAAATCATGTCCGCCCAGAAAAAACGTTACCAGCATTACAATCCCTGTGAAAGGAAGAAATGCAGGAAGCGCCTCGGGAATTCTTTTAAACACTGCTGACCACCCTGCCTGAGCCAGATAGTTATATGAGATAAAGAACATTCCTACTACTGAGATACCAGTAAAATAAACGCCGTTTACCCAAAGATTTGCCCAAACACGAGTCATCCATCCCTTTTCATGATGTCCGCCTGCTGCTGCTACCTCATGTCCCGAAGCGGCTGCATGTTCGGTTGCCGCATGTCCAACGGCGCTCGCGGCATGCTCTGCTCCATGGGCAGCTGCCTCGTGTCCACCAGCTCCGTTAGCTGCAAGGTATACTCCCAGCAAAACAAGAGCCAGTCCTACGCCACCACCGATGAGTAAGTTTCGTTTAGCTTCCGATGTAAATTCAAACCGTTCTTCAATAGAAGGAATCGAATGTGCTGATGCCATTATCTAATTTTATTTCTCTGTTATCAAAATTATAATTAAGCCCCTTTCTGTAATTTTTGTACGTAGTGTACAATTTTCCAGCGTTCCTCAGGATTAATCTGAGATCCGTGAGGCCACATGCGAGCCTTTCCGTGTGTAATGACATGGAAAATATGGCCTTCATTCAAATTCTTGTATGCGTCGCTGGCGTAGTTAGGTACCCCTTTATACATAGCACCTACTTTACCGTCCCCTGCGCCGGAAGCTCCGTGGCAGTGCTGGCAATATCTGTCATACAATACTTTTCCTTCTGCCAATGATTTTTCATTCAAAGGAACAGGGTTTTTCAAAACTCTTTCAGCGATAGAAATGCTGTCCGCAGGAATATTGTAAACCATTAGATCCACAGAAGCTGAATCAGCATTACCAAAAGAAGTTTTGTAGTTTCTTCTTGCCACAGTACCTGCAACCGGCAAACGCATTGTCAATCCCATTGGATTAATTGGGTTCGCTTTTTCTTGCTTGTAAGGTTCGTAACCCACCGGCAAGTACATATTCGGCGCGTATTCTGTTCCAGGATTATTGGGATCCTTTTTACAACCAGCAGCGGCAGTAAGTAATACTCCGGCAACTAACAGATATCTATATAAACTTTTAAATTTCATTGTACAAACTCCATTAAAATTGCTTAATGTTGACTTCCTCCGCTCCACTGTCCTTCAAAGCACGTGATATTTCTTCCACACTCATGGAGTTTCTACCAAGATCAATCGCCATTACAAATTTGTTGTCTGTTGAACGAACGTCAAATCGTGGATGAAAATG
The genomic region above belongs to Dyadobacter pollutisoli and contains:
- a CDS encoding quinol:cytochrome C oxidoreductase; translated protein: MASAHSIPSIEERFEFTSEAKRNLLIGGGVGLALVLLGVYLAANGAGGHEAAAHGAEHAASAVGHAATEHAAASGHEVAAAGGHHEKGWMTRVWANLWVNGVYFTGISVVGMFFISYNYLAQAGWSAVFKRIPEALPAFLPFTGIVMLVTFFLGGHDLFHWTHEGLYEVGGPEYDPIIAGKRGFLNTPFFVARLIFYFAVWYGMWRVIRNLSLQEDEIGGTEFYEKSIRFGTAFLVVFGVTSSTSAWDFVMSIDTHWFSTMFGWYTLASWHVAGLAVITLTIVMLRERGYLRAVNSSHLRDLGKFVFAFSIFWTYVWFAQFLLIYYANLPEETIYFIERFRGYGEYYKAPFFITLFLNFFFPFLVLMTRDAKFTHSILKVACWSVIIGHYMDFYTNIMPGSVGAGAGFGPLEWGFFLIFLCAFGYSIASQLEKANLIPRNHPMLEESLHHDIA
- a CDS encoding c-type cytochrome, coding for MKFKSLYRYLLVAGVLLTAAAGCKKDPNNPGTEYAPNMYLPVGYEPYKQEKANPINPMGLTMRLPVAGTVARRNYKTSFGNADSASVDLMVYNIPADSISIAERVLKNPVPLNEKSLAEGKVLYDRYCQHCHGASGAGDGKVGAMYKGVPNYASDAYKNLNEGHIFHVITHGKARMWPHGSQINPEERWKIVHYVQKLQKGA